A single genomic interval of Eleutherodactylus coqui strain aEleCoq1 chromosome 3, aEleCoq1.hap1, whole genome shotgun sequence harbors:
- the LOC136621561 gene encoding uncharacterized protein yields MAKTIASHCMPSCIVNGCNSSWKIKDPDLVLHSFPRDIDVIRRWLLETPQDFGDVEAMCQKIFLSAKGAFRICSKHFNFDCYEVRGTTRCLKKNALPTIFPLESCASKTSKSKSVKKDERPVCSFAGIERFDHLYARSPNRYCPSTISVSIASPSNVIDVDSEQSLSEETAVMVIELPIHQPARAHRSRGFIRKGGRTSHTRSIGTMTDYFPGQVHKSTQTDPVFGTKNKKVMANICKSNKSLGIQCHVVEEAIRGTLISSKTSESNFNQDSSNTPQVWIAPIPSKSRRVICRQLERQHPIFYMI; encoded by the exons ATGGCAAAAACAATTGCCTCCCACTG CATGCCGTCGTGCATAGTGAATGGATGTAACAGCTCCTGGAAGATCAAAGATCCTGATTTAGTTTTGCATTCCTTTCCAAGGGATATAGATGTAATTAGAAGATGGCTACTAGAGACACCACAGGACTTTGGAGATGTAGAGGCCATGTGTCAAAAGATTTTCCTTAGTGCAAAAGGAGCCTTTCGTATCTGTTCCAAACACTTTAATTTTGACTGTTATGAAGTCAGAGGAACGACTAGATGTTTAAAAAAGAATGCCCTGCCCACCATATTTCCATTAGAATCCTGTGCCAGTAAAACCTCAAAATCTAAAAGTGTCAAGAAAGATGAAAGACCGGTATGCAGCTTTGCAGGCATTGAGCGCTTTGATCATTTATATGCCCGATCACCAAATCGTTATTGCCCTAGTACAATATCTGTATCTATTGCCTCTCCTTCCAATGTGATTGATGTTGATTCTGAACAAAGCTTATCAGAAGAAACTGCTGTGATGGTTATAGAATTACCCATACATCAGCCTGCTCGAGCACATCGGAGCAGAGGGTTTATTAGAAAGGGCGGCCGCACGAGTCATACCCGATCCATTGGTACAATGACTGATTATTTTCCAGGCCAAGTGCATAAGTCCACACAAACGGATCCAGTGTTtggcacaaaaaacaaaaaagtaatgGCCAATATTTGCAAGTCGAATAAATCACTTGGCATACAATGTCACGTGGTAGAAGAAGCGATACGTGGCACACTCATAAGCAGTAAGACTTCTGAAAGTAACTTTAACCAAGATTCCTCAAACACACCACAAGTATGGATTGCACCCATACCTTCAAAATCCAGGAGGGTTATTTGCAGGCAATTGGAAAGACAACATCCAATATTTTATATGATATAG
- the RNF2 gene encoding E3 ubiquitin-protein ligase RING2 encodes MSQAVQTNGAQPLSKTWELSLYELQRTPQEAITDGLEIVVSPRSLHSELMCPICLDMLKNTMTTKECLHRFCADCIITALRSGNKECPTCRKKLVSKRSLRPDPNFDALISKIYPSRDEYEAHQERVLARISKHNNQQALSHSIEEGLKIQAMNRLQRGKKQQVDNGSGAEDNADSSHCSNASVHSNQEAGPSNKRTKTSDDSGLELDTNAEAVTMDPALDGSSEIELVFRPHPTLMEKNDSAQTRFIKTSGNATVDHLSKYLAVRLALEEFRSKGETNQMNLNTASEKQYTIYIATANGQFTVLNGSFSLELVSEKYWKVNKPMELYYAPTKEHK; translated from the exons ATGTCCCAGGCTGTTCAGACCAATGGTGCTCAACCACTGAGCAAAACATGGGAGCTAAGCCTGTACGAGCTGCAGAGGACGCCACAG GAAGCCATTACGGATGGCTTGGAAATCGTGGTGTCGCCCCGAAGCCTGCACAGTGAGCTGATGTGTCCCATCTGCCTGGACATGCTTAAGAACACCATGACCACTAAGGAATGTCTGCACCGCTTCTGCGCCGACTGCATCATCACCGCTCTCAGAAGTGG AAATAAGGAATGCCCGACATGTCGTAAAAAATTGGTATCCAAGAGATCACTACGACCAGACCCAAACTTTGATGCCCTTATTAGTAAAATCTACCCAAGTCGTGATGAATATGAAGCCCATCAGGAAAGAGTTTTGGCCAGGATCAGCAAACATAACAATCAGCAAGCGCTAAGCCATAGTATTGAGGAAGGCCTAAAAATACAAGCAATGAACAG GTTACAGAGAGGTAAAAAGCAGCAGGTGGATAATGGGAGTGGGGCAGAAGACAACGCAGACAGTTCCCACTGCAGTAATGCTTCTGTGCACAGCAATCAAGAAGCGGGGCCGAGCAACAAGAGGACGAAGACATCTGATGACTCGGGTTTAGAGTTGGACACGAACGCTGAAGCTGTCACTATGGATCCTGCGCTGGATGGATCCAGTGAGATAGAGTTGGTGTTTAGGCCTCACCCTACACTAATGGAGAAGAATGATAGTGCTCAGACTcg GTTCATAAAGACTTCTGGGAATGCTACAGTTGATCACTTATCCAAATACTTGGCAGTCAGGTTGGCTCTTGAAGAATTTCGAAGTAAAGGAGAGACAAACCAAATGAATCTGAATACTGCCAGCGAAAAACAGTACACAATTTATATCGCTACAGCCAACGGGCAATTCACA GTGCTGAACGGTTCATTTTCCTTGGAACTAGTCAGCGAAAAGTACTGGAAGGTGAATAAACCAATGGAACTGTATTACGCACCAACTAAGGAGCACAAATAA